The genomic region ATCACAACCCAGGGGATTTCGGGGAACGCGAAACTACGCACTTCGGTGCCGCAAAACTGGCAGGTCTCCCCCGCAGTTGCGATTGCACCGAGGGACGTGCAGCAAGAAGGTGCGGAACCGATTGATGAGTACAACCAGCGGGCCCTCACTAAGCCCGCGCGCTTCAGTGATGCCGCTGACGGCGCCAAAACCACTACGGTTAAGGTACGCGCCCCAGAGGACACGGCGGGCACCGCGAAACTGCAGGTCACGTTAGAGGCAGCGGGTGACCAGTTGGTGCGCGAATGCTCGACCACGGTGGTTGACACCGGGGTGGTGCCCATGGGAGCTGCGAAAGTAGTGGCGTGGGATTCACAGGCCACCGAGGGGGAGGCCCGCCCCTCTGGTTTAGCGACCGCCGCTATCGATGGGGACCCGCAGACGTATTGGCACACGCGGTGGACACCACAAGAGGACGCGCCCCCTCATTATTTAGTAGTGGACCTGGGGAAGGAATACGACCTGACCGGTGCGATTTACACGCCGCGGCAAACGGGAGCGGTGCAGAACGGGCAGATTGGTGAATACGAGTTCAAGGTCGCGACCGACACTGAACTGCCCCAGCCGGGTGCAGACGATTACGGTACCCCCGCCGCGGGTAACACGGATGGGGTGGCGGCGTTCCCACTTGATTCTGAGGACGCATTCAAACCGGTGGCGCAAGGCCAGTGGCCAAACGCTGTGTACGAGCACCAACGCGTTGACTTAGAGGCCGATGGGCCGGTGAAAGCGCGGTACGTGATGCTGAAAGCGGGCGCGGATGTGAAGGGGCAACCGTTCACACATGTTGCAGAACTGAACTTCCGGCAGCAACCCGAACCCCCGAGTGCGGAACTGGAAGCCGTGCCCGAACCGGACTACCCCAAACCAGCCACCGGGATCGTTCCGGGCGATGAGCCTTCTTCCAACCCTTCCGGCGGTTCTTCCGAGGGACCCTCTGCTGGTCCTTCTGACGGGTCTTCTGAGGGGCCTGCCGGTGGATCTTCCGGCGGAGCGGGGACTCCAAGTACCCCAGCGCCGAAGCCAACTACCGGGGCTTCCGAACCATCCCAGCAAGGCGGAGCGCAGCAGAACCAGCGCGCAAATGGCGCCCACAAGTCTGGGATTGCCCGCACGGGAGCGCTGGCGATAGTACCGCTGCTGCTAGCTGGAGGTGCGCTCACAGCAGTGGGAATTGGGCTTAAACGCAGGCGCCGCTAACGGGTAACGCTTGGGCGGCGCGTGGTGCGTAGCAACCCTCAGGAGCGGAAACTTAGCGCCCCAAGTGGAAGCCTCGCGCACTTCAGGTAGATAACCAAAGGCCTAGCCCGGCGGTGAGCACGCACAGGACCGCGGTGCCCACACAGGTTAAGCATGCGGCCGCCCAGGTGCGGGCTGATCGGGCTACGCGTGCCATGGTGTACACGTCCATCATGGCCGTTGAGAACGTGGTGTAGCCACCCAAAAACCCGGTGGCGACCACCAGCCACACTCCCGCGTATTGCGATAGGAACCCGAACAGCACGCCCATTACGAACGAGCCGATTAGGTTAATCAACATAATGGGCCACGCGAGTGCGCTGATCCGCCACACGGAGGTGCGGGCGGCCTCATCCAAATAGGGCGACAGTGTGGTGGACCCCGTGTGAGCGCTCAAAAACCCGCGTAACCGTAGTTCCGTTGCGTACCGGCACAGTGCTCCAAGCCCGCCTGCGAACGGCAGTAGTATCCAAGCGATCATCCCGGTCCCCCAGCCTGTTTTTGTGGCCCTGCGGTTCCTTGCCCGAGTTTGCCAATGAACATGCCTGAAAACACCGCCACGTAGCCGAGCAGCAGCACCAAACCACCCTGGATCACCGCGGAGAAAGCCGCGCCCTGTGACACCTCACGCGCTAATGCCAGTGCGAACGACGAATAGGTGGTGAACGCCCCTAAGAAACCCGTGCCGGCAAGTAGTTTAATCCGATCCCAACTGGGGTTATTGCCGCGTTTACGCGCCCACACGCCAGTAAGTACCCCCATTAGGAACGCACCCACCACGTTCACCAGTACCGTTGAAGTTGCAAGTTGGGTTTCTACCTGCATGAGGGTAATCGCAGGCCCGGTGAATAAACTGAACCCACCGCTGACAAGCGCATCGACTCCCGCGCGGGTGGAGGCACCAAGTGCTCCGCCAATAAAAATCAGTGCATAGGGGTTGAGGTGGTAGATGCGGGCATTCGCTTCGGGCTGCGCGCGATTTTCGCCGGGATTCGCTTCGGGCTGTTTACCGTTTTTACCGGCACCGTAGCCGCGTTTTAACTTCGTGCGCCGGCGGTTGGAAAACCTCATGAAACCCCTCCCAGCGGCCAGTTTATACCCCATTCCCACCGGCCCGTAAACCACGTGGCTACTCGTGCGAGTAGAATCACCGGCCCGTAACCCGCGCGGCCACACGCACACGTAAAATACGCGCATAGAGTCACCGTCCATCAACCACGTGGCTGCTTGCGCACATAAAATAAGGGGGTGAGTAATACTGGTCGTTTCGCTCCCAGCCCGTCTGGGGACCTGCACGTGGGTAACTTGCGGACCGCGTTGTTGGCGTGGACGCTGGCTAGGCAAACTGGGCGCCGTTTCGTTCTGCGGGTAGAAGATATAGATAGGGTGCGTGAGGGGGCAGCGGCCCGTCAGGTGCAGGACTTGCGGATGCTGGGGTTGGACTGGGATGGGCCGGTGCAGTATCAATCAACGCGTCGCGCCGATCATTTGCGGGCGCTGGAAACACTGCGGTCTAAGGGATTGCTGTTTGAGTGTTTTTGCTCGCGCAAACAAATCCGAGAGGCCGCGGTCGCACCAAATGGTCAAGTGGGCCACTACCCGGGGACGTGTCGGAATCTGGATGCGCACCAGCGCGATCGCAAACGCGCCGAGCTGCTGCAGCAAGGGCGTCGCCCGGCGTGGCGTTTGAACCCTCAAGTGGAAACGTGGCCGATTGAAGACGCGGTTTGGGGTAAGCGGACGGACCCGATTGACTGCGTGGTTCTACAACGGGGGGACGGCGCGGTGGCGTATAACCTCGCGGCGGTGGTTGACGATGCGCACGCTGGGGTGGATCAGGTGGTGCGGGCGGACGACTTGCTGCAGACCTCGGCAACGCAAGCGTATTTAGCCCACGAGTTAGGGTTCACTCAGCCCACATACGTGCACGTACCCCTGGTTGTGAATGCGCGCGGAGACCGGCTAGCTAAGCGCGATGGTGCGGTGACTTTGCGTGACCTCCTGACCCTGGGGTACTCGGTGAGTGACGTTACCGAAATAATTGCCAGGTCGGTCGGGGTTCAAGCCACCACTGCCAAGCAGTTTTTGCACCGCTTCGAGTTGGCGCGCATGCCCCACTCCCCCTGGGTGTTTACGCCACCCCAGGTGCTTACCCCTCCCGCGTCACAACGCTGAGGTACTTCGCACCTGAACGCGTGCGATTGCCTGCGATGCATACCGGCCTTCGGTCTTATTTGCGGAGCCGGTCGGCGCGACGTTTGTCGACCCAGCCGATGCTTATCGCAATGGTTTGGATACCTAGCACGATGCACAGCGCGGTCACGGTTCCCCACGAGTATCCCACCGCGGGCACTGCTGCGAAGAACACTGCGGTGATGATCGCGTTACCGATTGCGGTGGCGAGGCGTTCCACAGTTTGTTTAACCCCACCGGCAGCACCACCGTGTTTGACGGGCACCTCATCTAGGGACAGGGTTTGGTTGGCAGACCCAACCGCGCCTTGTCCGAACCCGAGTATAGCCAGCGTTAGAATCACCCAGTAGATAGATAGGCCAAACATTTCGTGACACGCCACCACGACGGCGGTCAGTGCGGTACCGACCATCATTGTGCCGAGCGCGATTTGGATAACGGAACGCCCCCAGGTGAGTGCCCGTTCGGAAGACCAGCGGGCCGCAAACATAGAAACCAGGGCGTTTGGTACTGAGAAGCTCCCGGCCGCCAGAGCACTGAACGCAAGACCGTTTTGCAGGAAAATAGCGGAGATTACGAATATGGACGTGGACCCTAAGAAGTACGCGCCGGACACGGCTGTACCGAAGGAAAATGAGGGGATCCGCAGCAGATCTGGATCCACCATCGCGTAGTTACCGCGGTTCTTATACCAGTTCTCCCACGCGTACCAGGCGAACAGCAGCCCGATGCCCGCGGCGAAAACCAGCAGCAGCCACCACTTGAAAGTGTGGGAAGTGAACGGCAGCATAATTCCCAGTACTGCGGCGGTAACGAGTAGCGCCCCAACGGGGTCAAGGTCAATCTTCTGCTTGGATCGCGGCTCGCCGCTGGTCGCGTCAGGCTGTGCTGCAGCGGGGCTTTGCCCCCGGTTTTCACGTTTATTTCGGCGGTTGTCGCGCCGCGCTTGCTTGCGAGCACGCCGCCGCCGAATCCACATTCGTTCGCGTTCAAACGGCAGCCAGATGAATGCGAGTGCGATACCAAGCAGGCCGAGGGGCAGGTACATCATGAATGTGTAGCGCCACCCAATGGTTGGGCCGAACAGGTTAATGATCGCCCCGGCAATCGGTGGCCCCACAGCAACCGCAACCGCAACCACCATGCCGAACAAGCCGAACGCTCGCGCCCGGGCTTGGCCAGAGAAGGTTTGTTGGATAATCCCCATAATCTGCGGAGAGTAGATACCCCCGCCGATGCCTTGGATGATACGAAAAATGTTCAGGTGCGTCGGGTCGGAAGAGATTGCGCACAGGGCGGAGCCGATGGTGAATATCACCAAGCCGATTTGGAACAGTAGGCCCCGTCCGAAAAGGTCCCCCAGCCGCCCCGCAGGAATTAGGGAGATACCGATCGCGAGGGCGTAGCCAGACAGCACCCACTGCAAGCTCGCGTCGGAAGCCTGTAGGGATTTGCCGATTGTTGGGAGCGCGACGTTCACGGATGACACGGCCACCAACGACATTGCTAGTGGCACGAGTAGTACCACGAGGATCCTGCTGGGGGTGAATACGCGTTTTACGCCTGGGATGCGGATTTCCCCGCTGTTGTTTTCGTCTGGTTGCTTGAACCCTTCTTCTTTGCCAACTGACAAAGCCGAGCCTTCTTTCTCCACATTGTTCTTCAGCTTTCGATCTTCTCAGACTTCGCAGAAA from Gleimia hominis harbors:
- a CDS encoding fluoride efflux transporter FluC, with the translated sequence MIAWILLPFAGGLGALCRYATELRLRGFLSAHTGSTTLSPYLDEAARTSVWRISALAWPIMLINLIGSFVMGVLFGFLSQYAGVWLVVATGFLGGYTTFSTAMMDVYTMARVARSARTWAAACLTCVGTAVLCVLTAGLGLWLST
- a CDS encoding fluoride efflux transporter FluC: MRFSNRRRTKLKRGYGAGKNGKQPEANPGENRAQPEANARIYHLNPYALIFIGGALGASTRAGVDALVSGGFSLFTGPAITLMQVETQLATSTVLVNVVGAFLMGVLTGVWARKRGNNPSWDRIKLLAGTGFLGAFTTYSSFALALAREVSQGAAFSAVIQGGLVLLLGYVAVFSGMFIGKLGQGTAGPQKQAGGPG
- the gluQRS gene encoding tRNA glutamyl-Q(34) synthetase GluQRS, producing MSNTGRFAPSPSGDLHVGNLRTALLAWTLARQTGRRFVLRVEDIDRVREGAAARQVQDLRMLGLDWDGPVQYQSTRRADHLRALETLRSKGLLFECFCSRKQIREAAVAPNGQVGHYPGTCRNLDAHQRDRKRAELLQQGRRPAWRLNPQVETWPIEDAVWGKRTDPIDCVVLQRGDGAVAYNLAAVVDDAHAGVDQVVRADDLLQTSATQAYLAHELGFTQPTYVHVPLVVNARGDRLAKRDGAVTLRDLLTLGYSVSDVTEIIARSVGVQATTAKQFLHRFELARMPHSPWVFTPPQVLTPPASQR
- a CDS encoding MFS transporter, with the protein product MEKEGSALSVGKEEGFKQPDENNSGEIRIPGVKRVFTPSRILVVLLVPLAMSLVAVSSVNVALPTIGKSLQASDASLQWVLSGYALAIGISLIPAGRLGDLFGRGLLFQIGLVIFTIGSALCAISSDPTHLNIFRIIQGIGGGIYSPQIMGIIQQTFSGQARARAFGLFGMVVAVAVAVGPPIAGAIINLFGPTIGWRYTFMMYLPLGLLGIALAFIWLPFERERMWIRRRRARKQARRDNRRNKRENRGQSPAAAQPDATSGEPRSKQKIDLDPVGALLVTAAVLGIMLPFTSHTFKWWLLLVFAAGIGLLFAWYAWENWYKNRGNYAMVDPDLLRIPSFSFGTAVSGAYFLGSTSIFVISAIFLQNGLAFSALAAGSFSVPNALVSMFAARWSSERALTWGRSVIQIALGTMMVGTALTAVVVACHEMFGLSIYWVILTLAILGFGQGAVGSANQTLSLDEVPVKHGGAAGGVKQTVERLATAIGNAIITAVFFAAVPAVGYSWGTVTALCIVLGIQTIAISIGWVDKRRADRLRK